The genomic interval TCTATTGTAAGCCTTTCAATCTTTAAATCCGATGACCTCTTTTCAAGTTCAATTGGATTAAATCCCACAAGAATAAGTCTGCCGCTCTCAAGTAGTTTTTTATATGTCCTCGTTAGCTCATCTGAGCCTTTTATCACTTTGTTAATTTCCTCTGACTGTATAAGAAGTCTTTGTCTTTCTTCTTCAACAAATTGCTTTATAATAGGGATGTCATTTAAGTATGTGACAAATTCTGCTATCGCAGAAGGTATGGCATCTGTGTTTTTTGCCTCAATGATTAAACTGGAGTTTGTCTGCAGAATCTTTCAGGGCATTTAATTTTACATCTGCTATCAAATGGTGTGTAGTTGGCAGGATATTTTTTACTTTTTCTGCATCAATTTTGCCAATAACACTGAGTAGTTCTTTTGATGTTATTGCTGGCAGTTTCAGCACAACCTCTCCACGGTATATCTTGGGCATTAGAAGACTTATTATCGATGATGCAACGGTAACAACAAGGAATAATCCTATGATGAGGGATTTTCTTTTTACGATTACCTTCCAGTAATCATAAAGATTTATCTCATCTTCATATGTTTCAGGTCTTTCTTGCTGGCTCATATTGTTCTCCTATACTTATAATTTTTTTCAGCTTTCTGAATATATCCATCCATGAGAAACATTTTGACTCAAATTGCGAAAGGGTGTAGCCGTAATCTTTAGATTTAGATAATTCTCTATGAACATTTTAGATGCATTCAAATGCAGGCTAAAGCCTGCTGCTACAAGGGTTTATGATGACCCTTTCATAATTTCTATTAAAGTAGTATTGAAAAAATATGAATCACTCAGATAACTCTCTTAAAAAATCAACAAAAGCATCAATTTCTTTTTTCATCATCTTATATGTACCGTCTAACTTCTCTATGAGCCTATGCAGCCTTTCGCTATCTATCTCGAATCCATAAATATTTCTTACTACATGTCTGAATGCAAGATATTCTTCGAGTGCCTTTGCAGTCTCTTTTGATATAACTGAGGGCCTTATTTTTTCTATCTCAAGTGACATGCTTTTTAACAGTCTTTTATGCCAGTCTATGGAATGTGGAACTCCGCCGTTAATATCATCTGCTATCTTCTGAAATATCCTTTCACATCCTGTATAAAAATTATGCAATTTAAGGGCAAGGCTTTCTTCATATATTCGTTTCTTTTTTTGAGATTTTGGCAATTCGTTGCTTGTTTCTTTAATATCTGAAACTAAGATCCCAATAATATTAAACTCGTCCTTTATCTCTGAGATTAAATCAGGAATTCTCTGCCTTTTCATATAAAACCTTTCCTTTTGCTATTCTCTGTTTAAGCAAATCACTTACGTCTTCTACAGGCTTTAAATCTATATCAAAGGGGCTTTCCATTATAAGTCGGGCAATTGCGGTAAAATAAGCGTCTTTTGGGAGACCTTCGACTGCGAGGTCAATATCTGAATCTTCGTCAAAACATCCTTTTTCCAAAATAGAACCAAATAAAACAACCTTTTTTACTGGAAATTCTTTTATAAGAATCTCCTTTAATCTTTCAGTAAATTTTATGGCGTCGTGGCGCAACTTCTCTCTCGAGATCTCATCTCTCATAGCTTTCTCTTGCCAGTATTTTTTATATCTCTCTAAAGTGGTCATGTTCATAATATGAATTCATCTATGTCTTTCTTTTTGAGTTGAGATTTTGCCTCACCAACAACCACATATTCTTTTCCATTCTGACCTGCCTTACCCCATATATTTACTTCTATATACCTATCCCTGCCAATATCTATATAATCCCTCTTTAGTCTGCCCTTTATCTCAACTCCAAAGTCCTGTCTCAGAAGTGAAGGAAGGGCTTTATAAGATTCATCTTCGAGTCTGTATCCCACGGTATGAGCAATTCCACCAACCTGCTCCTTTAGCTCCTTATGACTCCTCGCAAGAGACCTAAGTTCTTCCTCTGTCTTCTTCTGAGCCTCTGCAAGCTCTTCTACCCTCTGTTCAGTCCTTTTCTGTGCCTCTGCAAGCTCTTCTACCCTCTGTTCAGTCCTTTTCTGTGCCTCTGCAAGCTCTCTTACCACTGACTTCAGTTCTTCGAAATCAGACCTCTTAACAGTCTCTGCTATCTCCTCCCTGAAGAGTTCAAGAACCCTCATAAGTGGAAGCTTGATTTCACCGGGGAGTTCTTCTATTGCCTCTAAATATCTTCTCATAACTCAATTATATCATAATAGAGTTTTTCACGCTATTTGTCCCACCACCGATGATAAATGGGAACTTGAGGTAAATATATCACGCATAAGTCTCTCTTATCCTATTCCTCAAGAGATGTTTTTGCTGCTCATCCCAAATCTTTTAACTTACTTATATTAATATTAAGTAGTTTCTTAGACCTTCTATCGGGTTCTGATCTACTATAAACTATCTCCCCTTTAAAAATAGAACTTAATCTTCTAATCTCTTTCATAATGAACCTTAATTGTTAGGCATTGAAATATCAACTTGTTATGCCTTTTCAACATCTGATGCGTCTATTTTTATCGATACTCCTTGCCTGAGTATATCAACTGAAAGAACAAGAATATGCTGCCCCGGCCTTTTAACAAGAATCCCTTCTACTCCTTTTAACGGCCCTCTTTTTATTCTGACCCGCTGTCCCTCTTTTAGATATGGATAAGGGTCAATGGATTCTTTACTCTCAACAAGTTTTTTTAGTGAGATTATCTGCTCTTCAGGGACAGGTTCGGGATCTCCAGGAATAATACCTATGAATCTTACAACACCAGGGGTTTTCAAAATAGTAAGCATGGTGTCGTAAATTTTATGAATATGAACAAACAAATAGCCAGGAAAAAGAGGAAAGCTTATGAGTTTTTTTCTGTCTTTCCATTTGCTTAGTCTTTCTACTACGGGCAAAAATGTGTCTATGCCTGCATTTGTTAATCTATCAAGCACCTTGAATTCATGTCTTGATCTGACATGAATTGCATACCAGTAAAGCTCTGAGGTCTCCGTCAGTTCCATAGTATTTTTGCTGTTATTCTGGCACTGCTCCGCCCTCTCAGTTACATATCCCTGTTTTTCACAGAAACTATGCACCAAGAAGTTATCTAAAATTATTAATTTGCTATAAAGAATAAACCCTGTCTGGATTTATCCCTGATTGCTTTATTGATGAAACTACTTTATCCTCTATTGATGCAATGAGTATTGCATCGTAATCTATATCTTTTATGTCCTCTATCGTATAAATATGATGCCCAAAAAATCCATTCTCTATTCTTTTATCACCAACAACACCAACAATTTTTAGTGGAAGTCCCCTTGTTGATATATAACATAATTCAGCAATCTCACCATCTCCCCATAAAAGAATATTTTTTACGCCTGATGAAAGCATGGTTACATATGTATTTTCAATCCTGCAACGAATTTCTTTGAAATAGCTCACTGACCTGTGCATATAGTTGTATGTAAGCCTTGCCTTTTCTGTGAAGCCTTTTGGTGTGATTATATATTTGATCCTGTTTTTAGGAAGGTTTTTTATCTTTATATAGCCCTTTTTATATAGCCTCTTTACATATGCATTGACCAGTCCAAGAGCAATGCCAAGTCTGTCAGACAATGCCCTCTGAGTAATCAAAGGCTCTTTTGTGAGTTCATCGAGCAGTCTAAGTGATATCTCTTCAGAGATATTAGTATTGTTCATGGATTGAACAATAACATAAGGTAGAAATATATGTCAACAACACAAAGGTCATGACTTTATTGTAAGATACATATCAGGTTGTGCCAGTCCTGATGGCAATACTCTAGTCATGACTTTATTGTAAGATACCCAGAAAATAATATCATTAAACCACCGATTATTGTCTTAGTCATCACCACCTCGCCAAGAAATATTACTCCCAAAATGATTGCACATACAGGCTCCAGATAGCCGAGTATAGCTGTTCTATTTGCAGTTACATCTCTCATACCCCTGAAATAGAGAATAGGGGCTATTGTTGAATGCACAATCCCCATTATGCCAAATGCCCACCATGAAGATGGTGAGAGCAAGATGTTAGAAAATTGTGATGTAAGGAAAACAACAGGCATTAAGAAAATGGCAATAAAAAAGTTTTGAAAGAATGTCATAATAAGCGGATTAAAATTCTGTGCAAGTATTCTTATCAATATTATTAATACTGCATATGCAAATCCAGAAAAAAGCCCTGCAAGAATACCTCCTGTGTTTTTATCACCTGCAATTACAAGACCAAAAAATTGACTAACAGAAATACCGAGCATAATCCACAAGCCTGCAGTGGCAATAGTAACAGATACTAATACTTTAATAGTCAGCTTTTCTCTTAGAAATATCGGCGCAAGAAATGCAACCATTACAGGAGCAGTATAATGTGTCAAAACAGCATTTGCAACAGATGTGTTTTTATATGCAAAGAAAAATGAGAATGTATTTATAAGGCTGATAAAAGCAAGCACAAAGAGATGCAAGATGCCCTTTCTCTTTGGTATATATTGCCTGAATTCTTTTTTTGTGAACATCAAACCAATCAGCAACACAGATGTAACACATGAAAAGAACATGAGCATATGCACCGGCATGTTTGAAACCTTTATTACAATGCCAAGTGAACTCCATAGAAATATGGCAGTGAGTATGTAAAGCATAGGCTATAAGCTACAACCTCTGGCCTATTGCTTTCAATTGTTTTAAAACAAAGTTCCTTATCTCCTTATGCGAAGGCATATCTATGAGATATTTTCCATTATCCAGCACGGTGATAAGTATATCCTCGAAAATCCTGCCGCATTCACACCTTATCTCCTGCGTTTGGACCGCGGATTCATGGCATTTCAGAGGGGCTATGATTCTTCTGCTGCATGCAGGGCACCTCAATACCCTCTTACTCCCCGACCATTTACCCCTTTTCGCAAGTGGTTTGCCTTCGACCTCCATAATATCCATAGCATAATCAATAACAGGTGCATTGCTTATTGATGTGCCAATACCATAGCCATCAACAACAGGATTTAAGACTGTAATATCTTCTTCCCTTATGCCACCACTTACATAAAACTTTATATGTTTATATCCTCTGATGTCCAATTCCCATCTGCATTCTTCAAGAATTCTATAAAAATTGCCTCTTCTTGAACCCGGGGTATCAAATCTCACAGCAAAAAGCCTATCACCCACTGCCTCTGCAACATTGAGGCATTCGAATTTTTCATCGAGAAATGTATCAATAAGCGCTACCCTCTTAAATTTTGGTTCTAAAACTTCGTCATACGCCTTAATAGCATCAACAGTCGATCCCATACATATTATGAGCGCATGTGGCATTGTGCCCATAGGGTCTTCTCCGATAATTTCGCCTGATTTAACTACAGCAAC from Dissulfurispira thermophila carries:
- a CDS encoding Wzz/FepE/Etk N-terminal domain-containing protein, giving the protein MSQQERPETYEDEINLYDYWKVIVKRKSLIIGLFLVVTVASSIISLLMPKIYRGEVVLKLPAITSKELLSVIGKIDAEKVKNILPTTHHLIADVKLNALKDSADKLQFNH
- a CDS encoding nucleotidyltransferase family protein; translation: MRDEISREKLRHDAIKFTERLKEILIKEFPVKKVVLFGSILEKGCFDEDSDIDLAVEGLPKDAYFTAIARLIMESPFDIDLKPVEDVSDLLKQRIAKGKVLYEKAENS
- a CDS encoding chordopoxvirus fusion protein gives rise to the protein MRRYLEAIEELPGEIKLPLMRVLELFREEIAETVKRSDFEELKSVVRELAEAQKRTEQRVEELAEAQKRTEQRVEELAEAQKKTEEELRSLARSHKELKEQVGGIAHTVGYRLEDESYKALPSLLRQDFGVEIKGRLKRDYIDIGRDRYIEVNIWGKAGQNGKEYVVVGEAKSQLKKKDIDEFIL
- a CDS encoding UpxY family transcription antiterminator, translated to MELTETSELYWYAIHVRSRHEFKVLDRLTNAGIDTFLPVVERLSKWKDRKKLISFPLFPGYLFVHIHKIYDTMLTILKTPGVVRFIGIIPGDPEPVPEEQIISLKKLVESKESIDPYPYLKEGQRVRIKRGPLKGVEGILVKRPGQHILVLSVDILRQGVSIKIDASDVEKA
- a CDS encoding winged helix-turn-helix transcriptional regulator, with translation MNNTNISEEISLRLLDELTKEPLITQRALSDRLGIALGLVNAYVKRLYKKGYIKIKNLPKNRIKYIITPKGFTEKARLTYNYMHRSVSYFKEIRCRIENTYVTMLSSGVKNILLWGDGEIAELCYISTRGLPLKIVGVVGDKRIENGFFGHHIYTIEDIKDIDYDAILIASIEDKVVSSIKQSGINPDRVYSL
- a CDS encoding DMT family transporter; translation: MLYILTAIFLWSSLGIVIKVSNMPVHMLMFFSCVTSVLLIGLMFTKKEFRQYIPKRKGILHLFVLAFISLINTFSFFFAYKNTSVANAVLTHYTAPVMVAFLAPIFLREKLTIKVLVSVTIATAGLWIMLGISVSQFFGLVIAGDKNTGGILAGLFSGFAYAVLIILIRILAQNFNPLIMTFFQNFFIAIFLMPVVFLTSQFSNILLSPSSWWAFGIMGIVHSTIAPILYFRGMRDVTANRTAILGYLEPVCAIILGVIFLGEVVMTKTIIGGLMILFSGYLTIKS
- a CDS encoding nicotinate phosphoribosyltransferase: MFHTADHNDILSGKIADVYFERTLRILKAKGINPTVKAEFIAKAFPGEYQWAVFAGLEEALYLLKNLPVKVRAMEEGTIFYPYEPVMEIEGKYQDFCVYETAILGLICQASGIATKAARFKKLAGDRPVISFGARRMHPVLAPMIERNAYIGGCDGVAVVKSGEIIGEDPMGTMPHALIICMGSTVDAIKAYDEVLEPKFKRVALIDTFLDEKFECLNVAEAVGDRLFAVRFDTPGSRRGNFYRILEECRWELDIRGYKHIKFYVSGGIREEDITVLNPVVDGYGIGTSISNAPVIDYAMDIMEVEGKPLAKRGKWSGSKRVLRCPACSRRIIAPLKCHESAVQTQEIRCECGRIFEDILITVLDNGKYLIDMPSHKEIRNFVLKQLKAIGQRL